The following proteins come from a genomic window of Candidatus Zixiibacteriota bacterium:
- a CDS encoding ferredoxin: MKITVDRERCRGHNNCVSIAPNVFDLDETFKAIVIDPKGDTEDTILKAARMCPKLAILLDDEKTGARLFPGPGDRTRDQLDISK; encoded by the coding sequence ATGAAAATCACCGTCGATCGGGAACGATGCCGCGGGCACAACAACTGTGTCTCGATCGCGCCGAACGTCTTCGACCTCGACGAGACCTTCAAGGCGATCGTCATCGACCCGAAAGGCGACACCGAGGATACGATTCTCAAAGCGGCCAGGATGTGCCCCAAGCTCGCCATCCTGCTTGACGACGAGAAAACCGGCGCGCGCCTTTTCCCCGGACCCGGCGACAGGACGCGGGACCAGCTGGACATCTCCAAGTGA
- a CDS encoding isoaspartyl peptidase/L-asparaginase family protein: MSPAAPAIIVHGGAGPVRDGSLERRLEGCDAAARAGWRLLERGASALDVVEAAVAALEDNPLFNAGTGSTLNSRGEIEMDAAIMEGVSLRAGAVAAVQRIKNPVKLARRVLEDGRHVLLAGAGALEFARAAGIPQCPPEELVVESEQRRWRDKHGTVGAVALDRGGAVAAATSTGGIFDKLPGRVGDSSLPGCGVYADEDGGVSCTGHGESIIRVVLAKSALDFVRAGCDPEEAARRAVELLASRTGGTGGVIILDRRGRIGYARNTPHMPVCYSTGAGGFKVDF; the protein is encoded by the coding sequence GTGAGCCCTGCGGCCCCGGCGATCATCGTCCACGGCGGAGCGGGTCCCGTCAGGGACGGGAGCCTGGAGCGGCGGCTCGAAGGTTGCGACGCCGCGGCGCGCGCCGGGTGGCGGCTGCTGGAGCGGGGCGCAAGCGCGCTGGACGTCGTGGAGGCGGCGGTCGCTGCGCTCGAGGACAACCCGCTGTTCAACGCGGGCACCGGCTCGACGCTCAACAGCCGGGGCGAGATCGAGATGGATGCCGCGATCATGGAGGGGGTCTCGCTCCGGGCGGGCGCGGTCGCGGCGGTCCAGCGCATCAAGAATCCGGTGAAGCTCGCGCGCCGCGTGCTGGAGGACGGCCGCCACGTTCTTCTGGCGGGCGCCGGGGCGCTGGAATTCGCCCGCGCCGCGGGAATTCCGCAATGTCCGCCCGAGGAGCTCGTGGTCGAATCCGAACAGCGGCGCTGGCGCGACAAGCACGGCACGGTCGGCGCGGTGGCGCTCGACCGTGGCGGGGCGGTTGCGGCCGCGACCTCGACCGGCGGGATCTTCGACAAGCTGCCTGGTCGGGTGGGGGATTCCTCGCTCCCGGGCTGCGGCGTCTATGCCGACGAGGACGGCGGGGTTTCGTGCACGGGCCACGGGGAGTCGATCATCCGCGTCGTGCTGGCAAAGAGCGCCCTGGACTTCGTTCGCGCGGGCTGCGATCCGGAAGAAGCGGCTCGGCGGGCCGTGGAGCTGCTCGCCTCCCGGACGGGCGGGACCGGCGGGGTCATCATCCTCGACCGCCGCGGCCGGATCGGCTACGCGCGCAATACGCCGCACATGCCGGTCTGCTATTCCACCGGCGCCGGCGGATTCAAGGTGGATTTCTGA